From one Microlunatus sp. Gsoil 973 genomic stretch:
- a CDS encoding permease prefix domain 1-containing protein, with the protein MTTSTAEVTTIPGLLAALRARIPQTRVGAGRELITEMRDGLEDAAAAYREAGLPASIAEQKAVEDFGVNEIDRIASQCRTELGASATLRAAVVVGIGYPLILTSWALYYAVFQTVTRFTDGTSAGTGFTLIGALSVLFSTATVGFLRYRRRRTDRVHRVAITFTALSLASIAATYLLAFLSHRARSGPDAGLVAGIAVQQLSAVISGVMVCVVLYSFWRSTNAWRAERLLITTQRHS; encoded by the coding sequence ATGACGACATCAACTGCCGAGGTCACCACGATCCCCGGGCTGCTCGCAGCGCTGCGGGCCAGGATCCCGCAGACCCGGGTCGGTGCGGGCCGGGAGCTGATCACCGAGATGCGCGACGGCCTGGAGGATGCGGCGGCGGCCTACCGCGAGGCCGGGCTGCCGGCAAGCATCGCCGAACAGAAGGCGGTCGAAGACTTCGGCGTCAACGAGATCGACAGGATCGCCAGCCAGTGCCGGACCGAACTCGGCGCCTCGGCCACCCTCCGAGCGGCCGTGGTCGTGGGGATCGGCTATCCACTGATCCTGACCAGCTGGGCGCTCTACTATGCGGTCTTCCAGACGGTCACCCGTTTCACCGATGGCACGTCGGCAGGGACCGGATTCACCCTCATCGGCGCACTATCAGTGCTGTTCTCCACGGCGACCGTCGGATTCCTGAGATATCGCCGGCGGCGCACCGACCGGGTCCATCGGGTGGCCATCACCTTCACCGCTCTTTCTCTGGCGTCGATCGCTGCGACCTACCTGCTGGCGTTCCTGAGTCACCGCGCCCGATCCGGGCCGGACGCAGGTCTGGTGGCCGGAATCGCCGTGCAGCAACTCAGTGCGGTGATTTCCGGTGTGATGGTCTGTGTCGTCCTGTATTCCTTCTGGCGTAGCACAAACGCCTGGCGTGCGGAGAGACTGCTGATCACGACGCAGCGACATTCCTGA
- a CDS encoding MarR family winged helix-turn-helix transcriptional regulator, producing the protein MSQTPWLNESEQRIWRTYLLGAAELWQRLDQALRPFNLSLNEYSILVCLSEGPDQRLRMSELADAVHQSRSRLTHTITRMEAAGLVRREASRSDRRGVWAELTQRGVELLQESAPAHVESVRRHLIGPAGPDDWEALGRVFDGLLDTPRDDGTLTPRHFILVAPTPTSDPDDEDVADDTDDAEDADDCLSEDPESPAASSGGYVRH; encoded by the coding sequence ATGAGCCAAACCCCGTGGTTGAACGAATCCGAACAGCGGATCTGGCGGACGTATCTGTTGGGTGCCGCCGAGCTGTGGCAGCGCCTCGATCAGGCACTCCGTCCGTTCAACCTGTCGCTCAACGAGTACAGCATCCTGGTCTGCCTGTCGGAGGGCCCGGACCAGCGGCTGCGGATGTCCGAACTCGCCGACGCGGTGCACCAGTCCCGCTCCCGGTTGACGCACACGATCACCCGGATGGAGGCCGCCGGACTGGTTCGGAGGGAGGCCTCACGATCGGATCGTCGCGGGGTCTGGGCGGAGCTGACACAACGGGGAGTCGAACTTCTGCAGGAGTCGGCCCCGGCCCACGTGGAATCGGTACGCAGGCACCTGATCGGCCCTGCCGGCCCCGACGACTGGGAGGCACTCGGTCGGGTCTTCGACGGGCTGTTGGACACCCCACGCGACGACGGCACCCTGACGCCCCGCCATTTCATCCTGGTCGCTCCCACGCCGACGTCGGACCCCGACGATGAGGATGTCGCGGATGACACCGACGATGCCGAGGACGCTGACGATTGCCTCTCCGAGGACCCGGAGTCCCCGGCGGCGTCGTCGGGTGGATACGTGCGCCACTGA
- a CDS encoding PadR family transcriptional regulator — MAADNVKGHLDSLLLAVLEDGPLHGYAVIEAMQRRSGGELNLPTGTVYPALRRLETAGYLQGRWSTVGGRRRRTYSLTAVGRRALSERRTEWLRFSGAIQRVLGGTAR, encoded by the coding sequence ATGGCGGCCGACAATGTCAAGGGGCATCTGGACAGCCTGCTGCTGGCCGTCCTGGAGGACGGACCCCTGCATGGCTACGCCGTGATCGAGGCGATGCAACGGCGCAGCGGCGGTGAACTGAACCTGCCGACCGGTACCGTCTATCCGGCACTCCGTCGACTGGAAACCGCCGGCTACCTGCAGGGTCGGTGGAGTACCGTGGGTGGCCGCCGCCGGCGCACCTACAGCCTGACCGCTGTCGGCCGTCGGGCGTTGAGTGAACGGCGCACCGAATGGCTGCGATTCTCCGGCGCCATCCAGCGCGTCCTGGGAGGCACTGCACGATGA
- a CDS encoding FAD-binding and (Fe-S)-binding domain-containing protein: MTDVTTADPADPADAVGPADHILDPAARDLLAELRRRGLGAAVDSSTLTRALYSSDASIYRVVPQLVTWPRTAEELVEIGRLAVDHEVPVTSRGAGTSIAGNAIGTGLILNTSKHLNKIVSIDPEAGTATVEPGVVHAALQREATRQGLRFGPDPSSHTRCTIGGMIGNNACGSRALGYGRTADNLVDLEIATADGTRMLITADSSPSDSALFTRLDALVRDHLGLIRTEFGRFGRQVSGYALENLLPERNFDVLKFLAGTEGTLAMITRATVRLVRDAPYKIMIALGYPSMAEAADAVPAILPYRPTAAEGLDSRIVDVVRRRQGEGAVPVLPRGAGWMLVELAGEDDHDVRDRAERLLADSGCLDGFIVDDPARTARLWKIREDGAGLAAVSLSRPAHGGWEDSAVPPEHLGAYLRDFEKLMGSYGVEGLPYGHFGDGCVHIRIDFPLWEEGGGDQYRRFVEDAAELVAGYGGSMSGEHGDGRARSALLPKMYSAEAIRLFGAVKQIFDPGNLLNPGVLVDPRPVDADLRIPQVRLRPLALADPGFTREVHRCTGVGKCVADNTAGGGVMCPSFQATGNEKDSTRGRARVLEEVINGRLVGGGWTAPEVHQALDLCLSCKGCRRDCPTGIDMAAYKARVLDETYAGKPRPRSHYALGQLPRWGRMITRLPGVARLANLGTRMPGLSRLIKSIAGIDRRRSLPAFETSRITDRVPIAGDAANLSGPSAAKPVIVWTDSLSSQFAGGPIPSAITVLERAGYQPYLLPRTACCGLTWISTGQLDGARRQLRNAAAVLAPYAEAGIPIVGLEPSCLAVWRSDAGELLDDPRIATVAAGIQSLAELLTHTDGWQPPDLTGVEVVVQPHCHHASVSGWQTDAALLARTGAAITTVGGCCGLAGNFGMEKGHYEVSVAVAEHDLLPAVRAADPEAIVLADGFSCRTQLAELGGRTAISLADLLAR, encoded by the coding sequence ATGACTGACGTCACCACGGCCGACCCGGCCGATCCGGCCGACGCCGTCGGGCCCGCGGACCACATCCTCGACCCGGCGGCACGCGACCTGTTGGCCGAACTGCGCCGTCGCGGGCTCGGCGCGGCGGTGGACAGCAGCACCCTGACCCGGGCGCTGTATTCCTCCGACGCCTCCATCTACCGGGTCGTCCCGCAACTGGTCACGTGGCCGCGGACCGCCGAGGAACTTGTCGAGATCGGCCGGTTGGCGGTCGACCATGAGGTGCCCGTGACCAGCCGTGGAGCCGGGACGTCGATCGCCGGGAACGCGATCGGGACCGGCCTCATCCTGAACACCTCGAAACACCTCAACAAGATCGTTTCCATCGACCCGGAGGCCGGCACCGCAACCGTCGAACCTGGTGTGGTGCACGCCGCCCTGCAACGCGAGGCGACCCGGCAGGGCCTGCGTTTCGGACCGGATCCCAGTTCGCACACCCGGTGCACCATCGGCGGCATGATCGGCAACAACGCCTGCGGGTCGCGGGCGTTGGGTTACGGCCGCACCGCCGACAACCTGGTCGACCTGGAGATCGCCACGGCCGACGGCACCCGGATGCTGATCACCGCCGACAGCTCACCGTCCGATTCGGCGTTGTTCACCCGCCTGGACGCGCTGGTTCGTGATCATCTCGGCCTGATCAGGACCGAGTTCGGCAGGTTCGGCCGACAGGTGTCGGGCTACGCGCTGGAGAACCTGCTGCCGGAGAGGAACTTCGACGTGCTCAAGTTCCTCGCCGGTACCGAAGGAACCCTGGCCATGATCACCAGGGCAACGGTGCGGCTGGTCCGCGATGCGCCGTACAAGATCATGATCGCGCTCGGTTATCCGAGTATGGCGGAGGCAGCCGATGCGGTGCCGGCCATCCTGCCCTACCGTCCGACGGCTGCCGAAGGACTCGACTCGAGGATCGTTGACGTCGTCCGCCGGCGGCAGGGCGAGGGTGCGGTACCGGTGTTGCCCCGGGGTGCCGGCTGGATGCTGGTCGAGCTGGCCGGTGAGGATGATCATGACGTACGCGACCGGGCCGAACGGCTGCTTGCCGACTCCGGTTGTCTGGACGGTTTCATCGTCGACGATCCGGCGCGGACGGCCCGATTGTGGAAGATCCGGGAGGACGGCGCCGGGCTGGCGGCGGTCAGCCTGAGCCGTCCGGCACACGGTGGCTGGGAGGACAGCGCCGTCCCGCCGGAGCATCTCGGCGCCTACCTTCGGGACTTCGAGAAGCTGATGGGCTCCTACGGCGTCGAAGGGCTGCCGTACGGGCATTTCGGTGACGGCTGCGTGCACATCAGGATCGACTTCCCGCTGTGGGAGGAGGGCGGCGGGGACCAGTACCGGCGGTTCGTCGAGGATGCCGCGGAACTCGTTGCCGGCTACGGCGGTTCGATGTCCGGTGAGCACGGCGACGGCCGGGCACGCTCGGCCCTGCTGCCGAAGATGTATTCCGCCGAAGCCATCCGGCTGTTCGGCGCGGTCAAGCAGATCTTCGATCCGGGCAACCTGCTCAATCCCGGAGTGCTGGTCGATCCTCGGCCGGTGGACGCCGATCTGCGGATCCCGCAGGTACGCCTCCGCCCGTTGGCGCTGGCCGATCCCGGTTTCACCCGGGAGGTGCATCGCTGTACCGGGGTCGGCAAGTGTGTCGCCGACAACACCGCCGGCGGCGGGGTGATGTGCCCGTCCTTCCAGGCGACCGGCAACGAGAAGGACTCGACCCGGGGGCGGGCGCGGGTGTTGGAGGAGGTGATCAACGGGCGGCTGGTGGGCGGTGGCTGGACAGCGCCTGAGGTGCACCAGGCATTAGACCTTTGCCTGTCCTGCAAGGGATGTCGCCGGGACTGCCCGACCGGTATCGACATGGCAGCGTACAAGGCGCGGGTGCTGGACGAGACGTACGCCGGCAAGCCGCGGCCGCGGTCGCACTACGCGCTGGGACAGTTGCCACGCTGGGGACGGATGATCACCCGACTGCCCGGTGTGGCGCGATTGGCCAACCTCGGCACCCGGATGCCGGGACTGAGCCGGCTGATCAAGTCGATCGCCGGAATCGACCGGCGGCGCAGCCTGCCCGCCTTCGAGACCAGCAGGATCACTGACCGGGTGCCGATCGCCGGCGACGCGGCGAACCTTTCCGGACCGTCAGCGGCCAAGCCCGTGATCGTCTGGACCGATTCGCTGTCCTCGCAGTTCGCCGGCGGGCCGATCCCGTCGGCCATCACCGTGTTGGAACGGGCGGGCTACCAGCCCTACCTGCTCCCCCGCACCGCCTGTTGCGGTCTGACCTGGATCAGCACCGGACAGCTTGACGGCGCCCGGCGGCAGTTGCGCAACGCGGCAGCGGTGTTGGCCCCGTACGCCGAGGCCGGGATCCCGATCGTCGGTCTGGAACCGTCCTGTCTCGCGGTGTGGCGCAGCGATGCCGGCGAACTGCTGGACGATCCGCGGATCGCCACGGTGGCGGCCGGCATCCAGAGCCTGGCGGAGTTGCTCACCCACACCGACGGCTGGCAACCTCCCGATCTCACCGGTGTCGAGGTGGTGGTCCAGCCGCACTGTCACCATGCGTCGGTCAGCGGTTGGCAGACCGACGCCGCGTTGCTGGCCCGGACGGGCGCCGCGATCACCACGGTCGGCGGCTGCTGCGGCCTGGCCGGCAACTTCGGGATGGAAAAGGGCCACTACGAGGTCAGCGTCGCAGTCGCCGAACATGATCTTCTTCCCGCCGTCCGGGCGGCCGATCCGGAGGCGATCGTGCTCGCCGACGGATTCTCCTGCCGTACGCAGCTGGCCGAGTTGGGCGGTCGTACGGCGATCAGCCTGGCCGATCTGCTGGCCCGCTGA
- a CDS encoding DUF6069 family protein yields the protein MDRSATKDQNARAVDPTTVAHHKDDRRAAPRARRAIVILIALTAALLDWVLCAKIIGTDLVVDQGFGPQVVHPVLVAAAPIISGLAAWLLLAVLEHFLGRRAATVWRVIAGVVLIGSLWSPITMALSVPAAIALVSMHVVVGTTFIVGLPGRRVGG from the coding sequence ATGGACAGAAGTGCAACCAAGGACCAAAACGCACGTGCCGTCGACCCGACGACAGTCGCGCATCACAAGGACGATCGGAGGGCGGCGCCCCGCGCGCGGCGGGCGATCGTGATCTTGATCGCGCTGACGGCGGCGCTGCTGGACTGGGTGCTCTGTGCCAAGATCATCGGCACCGATCTGGTCGTCGACCAGGGATTCGGCCCGCAGGTCGTGCACCCTGTCCTGGTCGCCGCGGCGCCGATCATCTCCGGGCTGGCGGCCTGGTTGTTGCTGGCCGTCCTGGAACATTTCCTTGGCCGGCGGGCCGCGACCGTCTGGCGGGTGATCGCCGGGGTCGTGCTGATCGGTTCCCTGTGGTCGCCGATCACCATGGCGTTGTCGGTGCCGGCCGCGATCGCCCTGGTGTCGATGCACGTCGTGGTCGGAACGACCTTCATCGTCGGCCTGCCGGGCCGGCGGGTCGGCGGCTGA